A stretch of the Balneola vulgaris DSM 17893 genome encodes the following:
- a CDS encoding LpqB family beta-propeller domain-containing protein, producing MRLYYLFLLLGCFGFVQTVQAQTDPQFYDYPQNHLKWFTIETTHFLIHFQEGNSRSAQVTARVAEEIYTPITDLYQYEPDGKVSIVLKDREDYSNGAAYFFDNKIDIWLPALDSPLRGTHNWLRNVITHEFTHIVQIQTAMKRDRSFPVTYFQWLSYEDVRRPDVLYGFPNGIITHPFVSINVPAWLAEGTAQYQRTGLYYETWDAHRDMILRTRILSDSYFSLTEMGTFSSKNSLERETVYNQGYAFVIYLVNRFGEDVLRSISEALANKGTYDVATAIESATGIDGHVVFEDWIRDRTAFYTEATSKLTPSPSSYIESEGFFNFYPKSTADGNTIAYLSNKGRDHSLVSLYIKHRDELKELGMVARIPDIPAWDHTALFENPVIAYLGTSLSFSPDGSQIVYSVNKATKYGESFRDLFTYNLNTDETKRLTKGARIESPAWSPNGKLIAAVQYHKGTQNLVFINPDNSEITPLTDFQNGETIYTPSWHPDGEQIYFAKADHGNRSIYVMDVATGDIRSVLKHVDIDFRDPQTSPDGQYLYYAADEDGIFNIYRYHFEKGSSEQITNVLGGAFMPNILGGNHLLYAEYEADGYKIKRTDLTPTQSSGYQPQFTSTALAYAPPAEDIQRLNEFDDRDLSPISDSTLSQLKREPMELTFNSAKASNESATIRKYEDTFTDFSFFPVIRFDNYTKKNGNNGTLLKEGRVGDLGENLLRDFKPGFYFSTRDVLDKLTIFGGAMLGVASRPAESIGGFFKPDRILELDRDLFLIAEHRGLPFIEASWSPTVSIELYNLRRNVSNGLQIEEFKCTSCVQKDTSNVDIAYQIWEANLFLRSKLSRRSLLEFGIGYSPYTVETDNFFSKELNALVSGSSSQYFKGTTLSAAYTFNYYEFTTDADIAPVGLKGYLRYQYQPSKLLDEYEIKDGALLPIYSTTKNHSAELHLRYGFKLASGQAFQARTRGFAYFNTPEDSFYTDYIGGFMGMRSYPYFALGGDRTVFTSLSYFAPLIKNITKQAGPYTIDKLYARLFFETGNVWNSPFSDNSSLKSGVGAELRLAMNGYYLFPLKFFISTSYGLNEFDITLPPEFVTGSQSNRVTYGREFIFHFGLTFDFELL from the coding sequence ATGCGTTTATATTATCTATTCTTACTATTGGGGTGCTTTGGTTTTGTTCAAACTGTTCAAGCGCAAACTGACCCTCAATTCTATGATTACCCCCAAAATCACTTAAAGTGGTTCACTATTGAAACCACACACTTCCTCATTCACTTTCAAGAAGGAAACAGCCGTTCAGCTCAAGTAACCGCTCGCGTTGCAGAAGAAATTTATACCCCCATCACTGACCTTTATCAATACGAACCGGATGGCAAAGTGAGTATAGTGCTCAAAGACCGTGAGGATTACAGTAATGGTGCTGCTTACTTCTTTGATAATAAAATTGATATTTGGCTACCCGCTTTAGACTCTCCTTTAAGGGGTACTCATAATTGGCTTCGAAATGTAATTACGCACGAATTTACACATATCGTGCAGATTCAAACGGCCATGAAAAGAGACCGTTCGTTTCCTGTTACCTATTTTCAATGGCTCTCTTATGAAGATGTTCGTCGGCCTGATGTTCTATACGGTTTCCCAAATGGTATCATTACTCATCCATTTGTCTCTATAAACGTACCAGCTTGGTTAGCGGAAGGTACAGCGCAATATCAACGAACGGGGCTATACTACGAAACCTGGGATGCTCACCGAGATATGATACTGCGTACTCGAATTCTCTCTGATTCATATTTCTCGCTCACTGAAATGGGTACCTTTTCTTCTAAGAACTCATTGGAACGAGAAACCGTCTACAATCAAGGCTATGCCTTCGTTATATATCTAGTTAACCGTTTTGGCGAAGACGTGTTAAGAAGCATATCAGAAGCATTAGCGAACAAAGGCACCTACGATGTGGCCACTGCTATTGAAAGTGCAACGGGCATTGATGGTCATGTTGTTTTTGAGGATTGGATTCGTGACCGCACAGCCTTTTATACCGAAGCAACGTCTAAACTTACCCCTTCCCCATCTTCCTACATTGAAAGTGAGGGCTTTTTCAACTTCTACCCTAAAAGTACCGCAGACGGAAATACCATTGCTTACTTATCTAATAAAGGGCGCGACCACAGCCTTGTTTCACTGTATATTAAACACCGTGATGAGCTTAAAGAATTAGGCATGGTTGCACGTATCCCAGATATTCCAGCATGGGATCATACCGCACTCTTCGAAAACCCAGTTATAGCGTACTTAGGCACCTCTTTATCATTCTCGCCTGATGGCTCACAAATCGTTTATTCTGTTAACAAAGCCACAAAATATGGCGAGTCTTTCCGTGATTTATTTACTTACAACTTGAACACGGATGAAACGAAACGACTCACGAAGGGAGCGAGAATAGAATCTCCTGCTTGGTCGCCAAACGGTAAGCTTATAGCCGCTGTGCAATACCATAAAGGCACACAAAATCTTGTATTTATTAATCCAGATAATTCAGAAATCACACCCCTTACCGACTTCCAAAATGGCGAGACTATTTACACTCCTAGTTGGCATCCTGATGGTGAACAGATTTACTTTGCGAAGGCTGATCACGGTAATAGATCCATTTATGTGATGGACGTCGCAACAGGAGATATTCGGTCTGTTTTAAAACACGTGGATATAGACTTTAGAGATCCTCAAACTTCCCCTGATGGGCAGTATTTATACTATGCGGCGGATGAAGATGGCATCTTCAATATCTATAGATATCACTTTGAAAAAGGTAGCAGTGAACAGATTACCAATGTACTTGGGGGCGCTTTTATGCCAAATATCCTTGGGGGCAATCACCTGCTTTACGCTGAGTATGAAGCCGATGGATATAAAATTAAACGTACTGATCTTACTCCAACACAAAGCTCGGGTTACCAACCTCAGTTTACGTCAACTGCTTTAGCCTATGCTCCACCTGCAGAAGATATTCAGCGTTTAAATGAATTTGATGATCGTGACTTGAGCCCCATATCCGATTCAACCCTTTCTCAATTGAAAAGAGAGCCTATGGAATTAACATTTAATTCTGCCAAGGCTTCAAATGAATCGGCAACTATTCGGAAATATGAAGACACCTTTACCGATTTCTCTTTCTTCCCCGTCATCCGCTTTGATAACTACACCAAGAAAAATGGCAACAATGGTACTTTGCTTAAAGAAGGTCGAGTTGGTGATTTAGGTGAAAACCTATTACGTGATTTCAAACCGGGTTTTTATTTCAGTACTCGTGATGTACTCGACAAACTCACCATCTTCGGTGGAGCTATGCTTGGAGTGGCATCTCGACCTGCCGAAAGTATCGGTGGGTTCTTTAAACCCGACCGCATTCTTGAGCTGGATAGGGATTTATTTCTAATTGCAGAACATCGTGGATTACCATTTATCGAAGCTAGTTGGTCTCCCACTGTTTCTATTGAGCTGTACAATTTACGCCGTAATGTGTCGAATGGACTTCAAATAGAAGAATTCAAATGCACATCCTGTGTTCAAAAAGATACGTCGAATGTCGACATCGCTTACCAAATTTGGGAAGCCAATTTATTTCTCAGAAGTAAACTTAGTAGGCGTTCATTGCTTGAATTCGGGATAGGCTATAGCCCATATACCGTTGAAACGGACAACTTCTTTTCTAAAGAATTAAATGCACTAGTAAGCGGTAGTTCGTCTCAGTATTTCAAAGGAACTACCCTATCCGCTGCCTATACTTTTAATTACTACGAGTTCACCACTGATGCTGATATTGCTCCTGTAGGCTTAAAGGGATATTTACGCTACCAGTATCAGCCTAGTAAGCTTTTGGATGAGTACGAGATCAAAGACGGTGCACTACTCCCTATTTACTCTACTACAAAAAACCATTCTGCGGAACTCCATCTTCGCTATGGTTTCAAGTTAGCATCAGGGCAAGCATTCCAAGCTCGAACTCGAGGCTTCGCTTATTTCAATACCCCAGAAGACTCATTCTATACCGATTATATTGGCGGCTTTATGGGGATGAGGAGTTATCCATATTTTGCATTAGGTGGCGATAGAACGGTGTTTACCTCTCTATCCTATTTTGCACCACTTATTAAAAATATTACTAAGCAAGCAGGGCCGTATACCATAGATAAATTATACGCGCGTCTCTTTTTTGAAACTGGAAATGTGTGGAACTCCCCCTTCAGCGACAATAGTTCATTGAAGTCGGGCGTTGGTGCAGAGTTACGTTTAGCGATGAATGGGTATTACTTATTTCCTTTGAAATTCTTTATTAGTACCTCATACGGTTTAAACGAATTTGATATTACTTTACCTCCAGAATTTGTAACCGGTTCTCAATCAAATAGAGTAACATACGGAAGAGAGTTTATCTTCCACTTTGGACTAACCTTCGACTTTGAACTTCTATGA
- a CDS encoding acyl-CoA carboxylase subunit beta — protein sequence MEKNDKIKRLEKLREEALQGGGKARIEKQHEKGKLSARERIDLLLDKGSFEEIDAFVTHRSTAFGLDKQKFLGDGVVTGYGKIHGKPVYVFSQDFTVFGGSLSETHAEKICKIMDLAIKNGVPVIGLNDSGGARIQEGVSSLGGYAEVFWRNSMASGVVPQISAIMGPCAGGAVYSPALTDFIFMVENTSYMFVTGPNVVKTVTHEEVTSEELGGAMTHNSKSGVAHFATPNDAVCLQDIRTLMSYVPQNCEEKVPMIESKEPDSAKAKALENIVPLNPNKPYDIKDVIEGVVDKESFFEVHKEYAENIVVGFARLGGRSVGIVANQPLSMAGVLDIRSSKKGARFVRFCDAFNIPLVVFEDVPGFLPGTDQEWGGIIKDGAKLLYAFCEATVPKMTVITRKAYGGAYDVMNSKHIRADYNVAWPTAEIAVMGSKGAVEIIFRKEIANADDPEAKQKELEAQYAEEFAHPYRAAARGFIDNVILPSETREKLIKALEIAEHKVDTVPKKKHDNLPL from the coding sequence ATGGAAAAAAACGACAAAATTAAACGTTTAGAAAAACTACGCGAAGAAGCTTTACAAGGTGGAGGAAAGGCGCGCATTGAAAAACAGCATGAGAAAGGAAAGCTGAGTGCACGTGAGCGCATTGATCTACTTTTAGATAAAGGTTCATTTGAAGAAATTGATGCTTTCGTAACTCATAGAAGTACCGCTTTTGGGCTAGATAAGCAGAAGTTCTTAGGTGACGGCGTAGTAACTGGTTATGGTAAGATTCACGGCAAACCAGTGTACGTTTTTAGTCAAGATTTCACCGTGTTTGGTGGTTCACTATCCGAAACACACGCAGAAAAAATCTGCAAGATTATGGATTTGGCTATAAAGAATGGCGTGCCTGTAATTGGCTTGAACGACTCGGGTGGAGCACGTATTCAAGAAGGTGTTTCTTCTTTAGGGGGCTATGCAGAAGTATTCTGGAGAAATAGTATGGCTTCAGGTGTGGTGCCTCAGATTTCAGCAATTATGGGGCCATGTGCAGGTGGAGCGGTTTATTCGCCAGCACTTACCGATTTCATTTTTATGGTTGAAAATACAAGCTACATGTTTGTAACCGGACCAAATGTTGTAAAGACGGTTACTCATGAAGAAGTGACTTCCGAAGAGTTAGGTGGAGCGATGACTCATAACTCTAAATCAGGTGTAGCGCACTTTGCTACTCCTAATGATGCAGTTTGTTTGCAAGATATCAGAACTTTGATGTCGTATGTGCCTCAAAACTGTGAGGAAAAAGTGCCAATGATTGAGTCGAAAGAACCTGACTCTGCAAAAGCTAAAGCTCTTGAAAATATCGTGCCTTTGAATCCTAACAAGCCTTATGATATTAAGGATGTAATTGAAGGTGTAGTAGATAAAGAGTCGTTTTTTGAAGTACACAAAGAGTATGCAGAAAATATTGTGGTAGGCTTTGCTCGTTTGGGTGGCCGTAGTGTAGGTATTGTAGCTAATCAGCCGCTATCGATGGCAGGGGTGTTAGATATTCGCTCTTCTAAAAAAGGAGCGCGTTTCGTTCGTTTCTGTGATGCATTCAATATTCCTCTTGTGGTATTTGAAGATGTGCCAGGCTTCTTACCAGGTACAGACCAAGAGTGGGGCGGAATCATCAAAGATGGTGCTAAGCTATTATATGCTTTCTGTGAAGCTACTGTACCTAAGATGACGGTTATCACTAGAAAAGCTTACGGTGGTGCTTATGACGTAATGAACTCAAAGCATATCCGTGCCGATTACAACGTAGCTTGGCCAACAGCTGAAATCGCAGTGATGGGTTCTAAAGGTGCTGTAGAAATTATCTTTAGAAAGGAAATTGCTAATGCTGACGATCCTGAAGCGAAGCAGAAAGAATTAGAAGCACAATATGCAGAAGAATTCGCACATCCATACCGTGCCGCAGCTCGTGGATTTATCGACAATGTGATTCTTCCATCAGAAACACGTGAGAAGCTTATAAAAGCTTTAGAAATTGCTGAGCACAAAGTAGATACAGTGCCAAAGAAAAAGCATGATAACTTACCGCTGTAA
- a CDS encoding MBL fold metallo-hydrolase — MTKTNTICAALYEGTFSVGLDKKFNRISREDKPAKGALKISLNPFLIANEERNYLFDCGIGEFGEDTGPHFIRENLERFDLTEFDITDVVCSHLHYDHIGGLAHKENGYWELTFPDAKIWVSKKGWEKVMSKKVWYDEEKTEFISFIDAKADLHFLEQEDQPYAELKVEKIGGHTEFHQVLLYNDGAYKFMMAGDVIATRGQVNRKFAAKYDFDPKESQKQRERLAKLAFDEGYTILGYHDDSTPIIKLTGYDDRTGYITEAVEGNGAS, encoded by the coding sequence ATGACTAAAACTAACACGATTTGTGCCGCACTATATGAGGGCACATTCTCCGTAGGGCTCGATAAAAAATTTAATCGCATATCCCGAGAGGACAAGCCTGCTAAAGGAGCGCTTAAAATTTCGCTCAATCCCTTTTTAATTGCCAATGAAGAACGCAATTATCTTTTTGATTGTGGCATTGGCGAATTTGGTGAAGATACTGGACCTCATTTCATTCGTGAAAACTTAGAACGATTCGACCTCACTGAATTCGATATAACCGATGTTGTATGTAGCCACCTACATTATGACCATATCGGTGGACTCGCCCATAAAGAGAATGGATACTGGGAGCTAACCTTTCCTGACGCTAAAATTTGGGTCTCCAAGAAAGGATGGGAAAAGGTGATGAGTAAAAAGGTGTGGTATGATGAAGAAAAAACTGAATTCATATCTTTCATCGATGCAAAAGCTGACCTCCATTTTCTAGAACAAGAAGATCAGCCATATGCAGAATTAAAGGTTGAAAAAATTGGTGGACATACAGAATTTCATCAAGTATTGTTATATAATGATGGGGCTTATAAATTTATGATGGCTGGAGATGTCATCGCTACACGTGGGCAGGTGAATAGAAAGTTTGCCGCTAAATATGATTTTGATCCGAAAGAAAGTCAGAAGCAACGAGAACGATTAGCTAAACTTGCTTTCGATGAAGGATATACAATATTAGGGTATCATGATGATAGCACGCCTATCATAAAACTAACGGGATATGACGACAGAACTGGATACATCACAGAAGCAGTCGAAGGCAATGGCGCTTCCTGA
- a CDS encoding purine-nucleoside phosphorylase has product MTTELDTSQKQSKAMALPEYILEIRDFLLDQGFPEKLDATVILGSGLGDFGSQIEDAITIPYGHIPNFPQSTVQGHSGALICGHVDGKKTLAFSGRFHFYEGYDFSTTVIPVHLAKAFDSEKLIVSNAAGGINLDFRVGDLMVIEDIIRQNFDLKAAPSKGLWSLDLNPIADQVQNIATSVGVNTKRGTYLYVKGPNYETKAEIKAFRIMGGDAVGMSTVPELMEAARLGVKSAAISLITNAAAGVTDQKLDHAEVKEAAEMKKNEFAQLVKGLIQAF; this is encoded by the coding sequence ATGACGACAGAACTGGATACATCACAGAAGCAGTCGAAGGCAATGGCGCTTCCTGAGTATATATTAGAAATTAGGGACTTTTTACTAGATCAGGGTTTTCCAGAAAAGCTTGATGCTACTGTCATTCTCGGGTCTGGCTTAGGCGACTTTGGAAGCCAGATAGAGGACGCTATTACTATTCCCTATGGTCACATCCCAAACTTCCCTCAATCGACCGTTCAAGGGCATTCTGGAGCACTTATATGTGGACATGTAGATGGGAAAAAGACGCTCGCTTTTTCGGGCCGATTCCACTTTTATGAAGGCTATGATTTTTCAACTACAGTAATACCTGTGCATTTAGCAAAGGCATTCGATTCAGAAAAATTGATTGTGTCAAATGCTGCCGGTGGAATCAATCTAGATTTTAGAGTAGGCGATTTAATGGTTATTGAAGATATCATTCGCCAAAATTTTGATCTAAAAGCAGCCCCATCGAAAGGGTTATGGAGTTTAGATCTCAACCCAATTGCTGATCAAGTTCAAAATATAGCCACATCCGTGGGGGTAAATACCAAACGAGGTACCTACTTATATGTTAAGGGGCCTAATTACGAGACTAAAGCGGAGATCAAGGCTTTTAGAATAATGGGTGGCGATGCAGTTGGTATGAGTACGGTTCCTGAACTTATGGAAGCCGCTCGACTAGGCGTAAAATCGGCTGCAATTTCGCTCATAACCAATGCCGCGGCTGGTGTAACCGACCAGAAGCTCGATCATGCGGAAGTTAAAGAAGCCGCTGAGATGAAAAAGAATGAATTCGCCCAATTAGTTAAAGGCCTCATTCAAGCTTTTTAA
- a CDS encoding PASTA domain-containing protein: MLKRILTSKKFYLTILGVILFGACSLLLLDKVIMPSYTNYYEGVTVPDLTRVSLEEAEVKLTNIGLRYEVADRRANSAFPANYVIDQQPAATTIVKPNRKIYLTVNTEVKPQVIVPNVTSLSFRNAKIQLQNYGLDVGSVSYESSRFKNSVLRQSIPEGTTVSKGTLVDLVVSDGLGDKIVQIPEIIGLRLPQAQLKLREAGLNIGEILFRPSKEVVPNTVLDFTPKVTEIIEGESLDLVISERFDAIEQVEGGVVNIDSTGNKSKKPIIPNNK, encoded by the coding sequence ATGCTCAAGCGAATTCTGACAAGTAAAAAATTCTACCTCACCATTCTAGGTGTAATCCTATTTGGGGCCTGCTCTTTATTGTTACTCGATAAAGTGATCATGCCATCCTACACCAATTATTATGAAGGGGTTACTGTACCTGATTTAACACGTGTTTCTTTAGAGGAAGCAGAGGTTAAACTCACTAATATTGGACTTCGATATGAAGTGGCTGATCGCCGAGCTAATTCTGCCTTTCCAGCGAACTATGTAATCGACCAACAGCCTGCTGCAACCACCATTGTTAAGCCCAATCGTAAAATCTATCTCACAGTAAACACTGAGGTAAAACCACAGGTTATTGTACCTAACGTAACGAGTCTTTCATTCCGTAATGCTAAGATTCAGCTACAAAATTATGGCTTAGATGTAGGTTCTGTGAGCTATGAATCATCTAGGTTTAAAAACTCTGTACTCCGTCAATCAATCCCTGAAGGGACTACCGTGTCCAAGGGTACATTAGTAGACTTAGTGGTGAGTGATGGCCTTGGTGATAAGATTGTTCAGATACCAGAAATCATAGGATTACGACTTCCACAAGCACAGTTAAAGCTTAGAGAAGCAGGTCTTAACATCGGCGAGATTCTATTTAGACCATCAAAAGAAGTAGTGCCGAATACCGTATTAGATTTTACCCCGAAAGTTACTGAAATCATAGAAGGCGAAAGCTTAGACCTTGTAATCTCAGAACGTTTTGACGCCATTGAGCAAGTGGAAGGTGGAGTCGTTAACATCGATTCAACTGGAAACAAAAGTAAAAAACCAATTATACCCAATAATAAGTAA
- a CDS encoding PhoH family protein: protein MEDERTLLEQVINISETDPISLFGLHDKNIQVLDKAFPETRINARGDRVKVTGPSRQVALVQKIIEGMIEVAVRKGSISENEVKTLITLKSGEQRAREPRPMNVGDGEIIIYTHDGEAIYAKTPGQKRIITASNQNDILFSVGPAGTGKTYTSVALAVKALKERRVKKIILARPAVEAGESLGFLPGDLKEKIDPYLRPLYDALEDMIEPDKLELYLTKNIIEIAPLAYMRGRTLNNAFVILDEAQNATNAQMKMFLTRIGFNSRAIITGDVTQTDLPRKQESGLITVQNILKDVDGIDFVYLSEEDVVRHKLVKDIIKAYEKFEETK, encoded by the coding sequence ATCGAAGACGAACGCACGCTTTTAGAGCAAGTCATCAATATTTCCGAAACCGACCCAATTTCACTATTCGGTTTACACGATAAGAATATCCAAGTTTTAGATAAGGCATTTCCTGAAACTCGAATTAATGCTCGTGGCGACCGTGTAAAAGTTACAGGGCCTAGTAGGCAAGTAGCCCTAGTACAAAAGATTATTGAAGGGATGATTGAGGTGGCTGTTCGCAAAGGTTCCATTTCAGAAAATGAAGTCAAAACTCTTATCACCCTAAAAAGTGGAGAACAAAGAGCTCGTGAACCCCGCCCAATGAACGTAGGGGATGGCGAAATCATCATCTATACCCATGATGGTGAAGCTATCTACGCCAAGACTCCAGGCCAGAAGCGTATCATCACTGCTTCCAATCAAAATGATATTTTATTCTCTGTTGGTCCAGCTGGAACAGGTAAAACCTATACATCGGTTGCCCTTGCGGTAAAAGCCTTAAAAGAGCGACGTGTTAAAAAGATTATCTTAGCTCGGCCAGCTGTGGAAGCGGGTGAAAGTTTAGGATTTCTTCCTGGCGACTTAAAAGAGAAAATTGACCCTTATCTACGCCCGCTATACGATGCCTTAGAGGACATGATAGAGCCAGATAAACTTGAACTATACTTAACAAAGAACATCATTGAGATTGCTCCATTGGCTTATATGCGTGGGCGTACATTGAATAATGCTTTCGTAATTCTGGATGAAGCGCAGAATGCAACGAATGCACAGATGAAGATGTTTTTAACTCGTATTGGCTTCAACAGTAGAGCCATTATTACCGGTGACGTTACACAAACTGACTTACCTCGAAAACAAGAATCTGGACTTATCACAGTTCAAAATATTCTTAAAGATGTAGATGGTATCGACTTTGTGTATTTAAGTGAAGAAGATGTAGTGCGTCATAAATTGGTGAAAGACATCATTAAAGCATACGAAAAATTTGAAGAGACGAAGTAA
- the rpe gene encoding ribulose-phosphate 3-epimerase, whose amino-acid sequence MDFQLPILAPSILAADFTQLGKDINDCIEGGVTWIHCDIMDGHFVPNISYGPSIVKAAKKSAPEAFMDVHLMIEDPDKYVEDYINAGADLISVHYEACPHLHRSIQNIKKHGAMAGVVVNPATSLYNIEPILEYVDLVLIMSVNPGFGGQSFIESSYDKLRELADLREAGDHSFLIEIDGGVSLKNIEAVAEAGADILVAGSSVFSAEDITARVKELTDKLQ is encoded by the coding sequence ATGGATTTCCAACTACCGATTCTAGCACCTTCAATTTTAGCCGCCGATTTCACTCAACTCGGTAAAGACATTAATGACTGTATTGAAGGAGGTGTTACTTGGATCCATTGTGATATTATGGACGGGCACTTTGTACCAAACATTAGCTATGGTCCAAGTATTGTAAAAGCAGCAAAAAAATCCGCTCCCGAAGCTTTTATGGATGTTCACTTAATGATTGAAGATCCAGACAAGTATGTGGAAGATTACATCAATGCAGGGGCCGATTTAATTTCTGTGCATTATGAAGCTTGTCCACACTTACATCGCTCAATTCAGAACATAAAGAAACACGGCGCAATGGCCGGTGTAGTAGTAAACCCCGCCACTTCTTTGTACAACATAGAGCCTATCCTAGAGTATGTTGATCTTGTACTCATCATGAGCGTAAATCCAGGCTTCGGTGGCCAAAGCTTCATCGAAAGTAGCTATGACAAGCTCCGCGAGTTGGCTGATCTAAGAGAAGCGGGCGACCATAGTTTCCTGATTGAAATAGATGGTGGGGTAAGCTTAAAAAACATTGAAGCAGTTGCTGAAGCTGGTGCAGATATTTTAGTTGCTGGAAGTAGTGTATTCAGTGCTGAGGATATCACCGCTCGAGTTAAAGAACTTACAGACAAGCTACAGTAA